A single Candidatus Rubidus massiliensis DNA region contains:
- the soxA gene encoding Monomeric sarcosine oxidase, producing the protein MKESHFEVVVVGAGLFGSAAAKYLSEDVKKVLLIGTDEPLTQNDYRTQTSFGAYYDQARITRRLGWDPIWSETDNHSLLRYRSIEEKSGITFFDEMGSLVVMAKSITNRTKSILRQCQKKEIDVQRLNLQQMKDRWPCLKIPTLNGGVDGLYEDQLAGIINPRKLVQAQRMLFIKNGGAIVKGSVSKVEKDLPSGLWQINVWKDGKLNRFYAERVLIAAGSFINYNRVLPDGIQLALYPYTEPNLLFEIQDKDLMNYENLPTMISVDPDDVGNENVSIYLVPPIKYPDGKWYIRLGPGMQPVVRQLKSLEDMRQWYIQQKITEEQKDFLLKMQQAFLPFLQPVSIKEACCIIEKTPSHYPYIGAINDDLTLQVVTGGNGHGARGSDEIGRLAARELLEKKWDLCIEKECFTPKVKNKDAHCEMYTAKPPFGLC; encoded by the coding sequence AATGATTATAGAACCCAAACTTCTTTTGGAGCTTACTATGATCAAGCGAGAATTACAAGGAGGCTTGGCTGGGATCCGATTTGGTCAGAAACAGATAACCACTCTTTATTAAGGTATCGATCCATCGAAGAAAAATCTGGTATAACTTTTTTTGATGAAATGGGTTCTTTAGTTGTTATGGCAAAATCGATTACCAATAGAACGAAATCTATTCTTAGACAATGCCAAAAAAAAGAAATTGATGTTCAACGTTTAAATCTTCAGCAAATGAAAGATAGATGGCCTTGTCTTAAAATACCAACTTTAAATGGGGGAGTAGATGGTTTATATGAAGATCAATTAGCCGGTATCATCAATCCTAGAAAGTTGGTACAAGCCCAAAGAATGCTTTTCATAAAAAACGGAGGTGCGATTGTTAAGGGGTCCGTTTCTAAAGTTGAAAAAGATTTGCCGAGTGGCCTTTGGCAAATAAATGTTTGGAAGGATGGGAAATTAAATCGTTTTTATGCTGAAAGAGTGCTTATCGCAGCAGGTTCATTTATTAATTATAATCGAGTGCTTCCAGATGGCATACAATTAGCACTTTATCCTTATACTGAACCGAATCTGCTTTTTGAGATTCAAGATAAAGATTTAATGAACTATGAAAATCTTCCTACCATGATAAGTGTTGATCCAGATGATGTAGGTAATGAAAATGTATCCATTTATCTCGTGCCTCCAATAAAATATCCGGATGGCAAATGGTATATAAGGTTGGGTCCTGGTATGCAGCCGGTTGTTAGACAGCTAAAGTCACTAGAAGATATGAGGCAATGGTATATTCAACAAAAAATAACAGAAGAACAAAAAGACTTTTTGCTTAAAATGCAGCAAGCTTTTCTCCCTTTTTTACAACCAGTTTCTATTAAAGAAGCCTGTTGTATTATTGAAAAAACCCCTTCTCATTATCCTTATATTGGAGCTATAAATGATGATTTAACGCTTCAAGTCGTAACAGGCGGAAATGGTCATGGCGCTAGAGGATCTGATGAAATAGGAAGGCTTGCAGCAAGAGAACTTTTAGAAAAAAAATGGGACTTATGCATAGAAAAAGAATGCTTTACCCCTAAAGTTAAAAACAAGGATGCTCATTGCGAAATGTATACTGCTAAACCACCTTTTGGTCTTTGTTAA